From Paenibacillus sp. GP183, one genomic window encodes:
- a CDS encoding stage VI sporulation protein F, whose translation MKVYEKYGIDPVWVERVKIKMKNKQTKERVKLLVHDVTAGDLQNRAEAIRLVGKVSHALGEKLTAAQAETIVDFVISQHIDPANPFHKIKLWNMFR comes from the coding sequence ATGAAGGTTTATGAAAAATACGGCATAGATCCCGTATGGGTGGAGCGCGTGAAGATCAAAATGAAAAACAAGCAGACCAAGGAACGAGTCAAATTGCTGGTACATGACGTTACAGCCGGAGATTTGCAGAACAGGGCGGAGGCTATCCGATTGGTGGGGAAAGTATCCCATGCACTTGGCGAAAAGCTGACAGCTGCCCAAGCTGAAACGATTGTCGACTTCGTGATTTCGCAGCACATCGATCCAGCCAATCCGTTTCATAAAATCAAGCTGTGGAACATGTTCCGTTAA
- a CDS encoding acyl-CoA dehydrogenase family protein — translation MDIYADPFIRNEEDQHLVDMAAALADEFAKRAAQQDREGEFSTLNIERLHEAGYLKLTVPEAYGGQGISLYQLMLVQERLAEGDASTALAIGWHMGVIMSLAITRPWTDSLLEHVFHSVVQSGATINSCLTEPQSGSPSRGGKPKTSAKRCADGSWEINGHKTWTTMSPVLEWFHVTASIENEEGTGFFLIPRGTPGLSVKETWDSLGMRATGSHDLLLEQVKVPAESLAEHVKPGEKSLRNSNSSGWLLHIPACYLGIANAASRFAVRYAASFQPDSLPGPIAELPLIQDQIGRMELDLFTARTLLYHVAERWDAHMQKGLPTQKLAPQLAAAKTLATNSAIQIVDRAMRIVGGSSLFRSLPLERYYRDVRAGLHNPPMDDVTYRLLAQQALSFT, via the coding sequence ATGGACATATACGCAGATCCCTTTATCCGCAATGAAGAAGATCAACATCTGGTCGATATGGCTGCCGCATTGGCGGATGAGTTTGCAAAGCGGGCCGCGCAGCAGGACCGGGAAGGGGAATTTTCTACGCTCAATATCGAGCGTCTTCACGAAGCAGGTTATTTAAAGCTGACGGTGCCCGAGGCATATGGCGGACAGGGCATTTCCCTATACCAATTGATGCTTGTTCAGGAACGGTTGGCGGAAGGTGATGCTTCTACTGCTTTGGCTATTGGATGGCATATGGGTGTGATCATGAGTTTAGCCATAACGCGTCCCTGGACGGATTCTTTGCTGGAACATGTTTTTCACAGTGTGGTTCAATCCGGCGCAACGATCAATAGCTGTCTCACCGAACCGCAAAGCGGCAGCCCAAGCCGGGGCGGAAAGCCGAAAACGAGCGCAAAACGATGCGCTGACGGCTCCTGGGAGATCAATGGACATAAGACGTGGACGACCATGTCGCCGGTTTTGGAGTGGTTTCATGTGACGGCTTCGATTGAGAATGAAGAGGGTACCGGTTTTTTCCTGATTCCCCGCGGAACCCCCGGCCTCTCCGTGAAAGAAACCTGGGACAGTCTTGGGATGCGTGCTACAGGCAGCCATGATCTGCTGCTTGAGCAGGTAAAAGTACCAGCAGAGTCGCTGGCCGAACACGTGAAGCCCGGTGAAAAATCGTTACGGAACTCCAATAGCAGTGGTTGGTTGCTGCATATCCCCGCTTGTTACTTGGGCATTGCCAATGCGGCCAGCCGGTTTGCGGTTCGTTATGCTGCGTCCTTTCAGCCCGATTCACTGCCCGGACCTATAGCGGAGCTGCCGCTTATCCAGGATCAAATCGGAAGAATGGAGCTGGATTTGTTTACTGCGCGCACGCTGCTCTACCATGTCGCCGAGAGATGGGATGCCCATATGCAAAAGGGGCTTCCAACCCAAAAGCTGGCCCCTCAGCTGGCTGCAGCGAAAACGCTTGCCACCAATTCCGCTATTCAGATTGTCGATCGCGCGATGCGTATCGTCGGAGGCAGTTCGCTTTTTCGTTCTCTGCCGCTTGAACGGTATTATAGGGATGTTAGAGCGGGGCTTCATAATCCGCCTATGGACGATGTCACCTATAGGTTGCTGGCTCAGCAGGCGTTATCTTTTACTTAA